The Beijerinckiaceae bacterium RH AL1 genome has a segment encoding these proteins:
- the apaG gene encoding Protein ApaG (ID:RHAL1_03890;~source:Prodigal:2.6) produces the protein MSSDLYTRTTRDIEISVLPEFLPERSDAAEGHYFWAYTVEIANQSRTAIQVTDRYWKITDGLGRLEEVRGPGIVGEQPVLQPGDVFRYTSGCPLSTPSGFMTGTYRVVVDGGEAFEAEIPLFSLDSPYLSRVLN, from the coding sequence ATGTCGTCCGACCTCTACACGCGCACGACGCGCGACATCGAAATCTCCGTGCTGCCGGAGTTCCTGCCCGAGCGGTCGGACGCCGCGGAAGGCCACTATTTCTGGGCCTACACGGTCGAGATCGCCAACCAGAGCCGGACGGCGATCCAGGTCACCGACCGCTACTGGAAGATCACCGACGGCCTCGGTCGGCTCGAGGAGGTGCGCGGCCCCGGCATCGTCGGCGAGCAGCCGGTGCTGCAGCCGGGCGACGTGTTCCGCTACACCTCGGGCTGCCCGCTCTCGACACCGTCGGGCTTCATGACCGGCACCTACCGCGTCGTCGTCGACGGCGGCGAGGCGTTCGAGGCCGAGATCCCGCTCTTCTCCCTCGACTCGCCCTACCTGTCGCGCGTGCTCAATTGA
- a CDS encoding Amine oxidase (ID:RHAL1_03889;~source:Prodigal:2.6), translated as MTATFDVIVIGAGAAGIGAGRELSRRNASFCILEARDRVGGRSWTSSLGTPYTFDLGCEWLHSADRNVLAALAPKLGVTLDKATPPWRRRHRQRGFGDAEQDAFARESDAFFERLEAAAETARRTGQDRPASDFIDPAGRWTSFLDAISTYYNGAPLERVSVLDFDAYIDTEVNWRAEGGYGALIATAAAGLPIRLGCPVTRIDTRGRTIAVESAGGTLTADAVIVTLSSNLVASGAIAFSPTLDDHRAAAAGLPLGIANKVYLALDEPDAFEPRSRLIGAPDRRDTGTYTLRGDGKPVVEGYFGGDYARHLESGGPAAFFDAARREISDALGHDISAKLHPIAATAWASDPYALGSYSHALPGRAGARAKLAEPVDGRLFFAGEATSPHFFSTAHGAFEEGTRAATLAAPR; from the coding sequence ATGACCGCCACCTTCGACGTCATCGTCATCGGCGCCGGCGCGGCGGGCATCGGTGCCGGCCGCGAGCTTTCGCGGCGCAACGCGTCCTTCTGCATTCTCGAGGCCCGGGACAGGGTCGGCGGCCGCAGCTGGACCAGCTCGCTCGGCACGCCCTACACCTTCGATCTCGGGTGCGAGTGGCTGCACTCCGCCGACCGCAACGTCCTTGCGGCGCTTGCGCCCAAGCTTGGCGTCACGCTCGACAAGGCGACGCCGCCGTGGCGCCGCCGCCACCGGCAGCGCGGCTTCGGCGACGCGGAGCAGGATGCGTTCGCGCGCGAGTCCGACGCGTTCTTCGAGCGCCTGGAAGCGGCCGCGGAGACGGCGCGGCGCACCGGGCAGGACAGGCCAGCCTCCGACTTCATCGACCCTGCCGGGCGCTGGACCAGCTTTCTCGACGCGATCTCGACCTACTACAACGGCGCGCCGCTCGAGCGCGTCTCCGTGCTCGACTTCGACGCCTATATCGACACTGAGGTGAACTGGCGCGCCGAGGGCGGCTACGGCGCGCTCATCGCCACGGCCGCCGCCGGCCTGCCGATCCGGCTCGGCTGCCCGGTGACGCGGATCGACACGCGCGGCCGCACGATCGCCGTCGAGAGCGCCGGCGGCACGCTGACGGCCGACGCCGTCATCGTCACCCTCTCGAGCAACCTTGTCGCCTCCGGCGCCATCGCCTTCAGCCCGACGCTCGACGACCATCGCGCCGCGGCCGCCGGCTTGCCTCTCGGCATCGCCAACAAGGTCTATCTCGCGCTCGACGAGCCCGACGCCTTCGAACCCAGATCGCGGCTGATCGGCGCGCCCGACCGGCGCGACACCGGCACCTACACGCTGCGCGGCGACGGCAAGCCGGTGGTCGAGGGCTATTTCGGCGGCGACTATGCGCGTCACCTCGAGAGCGGCGGGCCGGCCGCCTTCTTCGACGCGGCGCGACGCGAGATCTCGGACGCGCTGGGGCACGACATCTCAGCCAAGCTCCACCCGATCGCCGCCACCGCCTGGGCGAGCGACCCCTATGCGCTCGGCTCCTATTCCCACGCCCTGCCGGGCCGCGCCGGCGCGCGGGCGAAGCTCGCCGAGCCCGTCGACGGCCGCCTGTTCTTCGCCGGCGAGGCGACCTCGCCGCACTTCTTCTCGACCGCTCACGGCGCCTTCGAGGAAGGCACGCGCGCCGCGACCCTTGCCGCACCGCGGTAA